A single window of Thiovulum sp. ES DNA harbors:
- a CDS encoding biopolymer transport protein (PFAM: MotA/TolQ/ExbB proton channel family), whose protein sequence is METGENIISTLLSVSPPNIIFTTIIILLVFADLLLKRDLKGQIVSVGVLGTFVGIFLGLQDFDPNNMKDSVNGVLLGLKTAFATSILGMGSAIALSIYQKIRDRISDDSKSEEEIFAEINHKLDNLENLSFLPRLDNTMLIHKLEAIAKDIKEGGSGGGKDSSKELNGIFQILIEIKNNQTRNSQNLETHFENINESMNLAIQELSKGATEEITEALKKVIEDFNSNLTAQFGGNFVQLNEAVYKLVEWQDSYKEHVEGMEQRLEISTSSVEKAKNSIVAISEANEKVNEVYEKLSKIISTYGGQTENLSENLEALHKFAPNVGELVQNMETTFKDFSTTYKEFIRIGVENNNLQKDVIIKNGEEITKFITESSDEVAQKVDDSVKSIEGNFSNALQSLERQKYEINVVSSHFRTLAEQVPEALRVSLNELNNALSTLTTKFQKDYEEVLYQYRDSYRDIMQN, encoded by the coding sequence TTGGAAACTGGTGAAAATATAATTTCAACTCTCCTATCTGTTAGTCCTCCGAATATTATTTTTACAACGATTATTATTCTTTTAGTTTTTGCTGACTTGCTATTGAAAAGAGATTTAAAAGGTCAAATTGTTAGTGTTGGGGTCTTAGGAACTTTTGTCGGAATTTTCCTAGGCTTACAAGATTTTGATCCAAACAATATGAAAGATAGTGTAAATGGTGTTTTGCTCGGTTTAAAAACAGCTTTTGCCACATCGATTTTAGGAATGGGAAGTGCAATCGCTTTAAGCATTTACCAAAAAATCCGAGATCGAATTTCCGATGACAGCAAATCTGAAGAGGAAATCTTTGCAGAAATCAATCATAAATTAGATAATTTGGAAAACTTATCTTTCTTGCCTAGACTTGATAACACAATGCTTATCCATAAATTGGAAGCAATCGCAAAAGATATTAAAGAAGGCGGAAGTGGTGGAGGAAAAGATTCCTCAAAAGAACTAAATGGAATTTTTCAAATATTGATTGAAATAAAAAATAATCAAACTCGAAACTCACAAAATTTAGAGACACACTTTGAAAATATAAATGAATCTATGAATTTGGCAATTCAGGAACTTTCAAAAGGTGCGACTGAAGAGATTACAGAGGCATTGAAAAAAGTCATTGAAGATTTCAATTCAAATTTAACAGCTCAATTTGGCGGGAATTTTGTTCAGTTAAATGAAGCGGTGTATAAACTTGTTGAGTGGCAAGACAGCTACAAAGAGCATGTTGAGGGAATGGAACAGCGACTTGAAATTTCGACCTCATCGGTAGAAAAAGCCAAAAATAGTATTGTTGCGATTTCAGAAGCAAATGAGAAAGTGAATGAAGTTTATGAGAAACTCTCTAAAATTATTTCAACTTATGGTGGTCAAACAGAAAATCTTTCTGAGAATTTAGAAGCATTGCATAAATTTGCACCAAATGTTGGCGAACTTGTCCAAAATATGGAGACGACTTTTAAAGATTTCTCTACAACTTACAAAGAGTTTATTAGAATTGGTGTTGAAAATAATAATTTACAAAAAGATGTAATTATTAAAAATGGTGAAGAAATCACTAAGTTTATTACTGAAAGTAGCGATGAGGTCGCTCAAAAAGTTGATGACAGTGTAAAAAGCATCGAAGGAAACTTCTCAAATGCTCTCCAATCTCTTGAACGACAAAAATATGAGATTAATGTTGTCTCAAGTCATTTCCGAACTCTTGCTGAGCAAGTTCCTGAAGCTCTCCGTGTCTCATTGAACGAATTGAATAATGCTCTATCTACACTTACGACAAAATTCCAAAAAGATTATGAGGAAGTTCTCTATCAATATCGAGATTCTTATCGAGACATAATGCAAAACTAG
- a CDS encoding cytochrome c peroxidase (PFAM: Cytochrome c; Di-haem cytochrome c peroxidase), translating into MKKIFFVILISSYIFAENLITPLIEIPEFNLEKARLGKIIFLDKDLSKDRKVSCASCHDLENGGNDGKRFSQGNDNQEGNVNSPTVFNSRFNFRQFWNGRAKSLEEQALFPILNPMEMGLTIREVLEIINGKDFYVENFQRIYGEKATIENIVDSLVEFEKSLVTINSKFDRYLAGDKKALNSDEVEGYEIFVNRGCINCHNGINIGGNSFNKFGIFLDSNSIDYGRFELTNDREDKYFFKVPTLRNIELTAPYFHDGRTNSLREAVYMMGNVQLGLELSDDELDKLVIFLKTLTGNYKSF; encoded by the coding sequence GTGAAGAAGATATTTTTTGTAATTTTAATTTCATCTTATATTTTTGCAGAAAATCTTATAACACCATTAATAGAGATTCCAGAGTTCAATTTAGAAAAAGCAAGGCTTGGCAAGATTATATTTTTAGACAAAGATTTATCAAAAGATAGAAAAGTTTCATGTGCTTCTTGTCATGATTTAGAGAATGGAGGAAATGACGGAAAACGATTTTCGCAAGGAAATGATAATCAGGAGGGAAATGTAAATTCTCCAACTGTTTTTAACAGTCGTTTTAATTTTCGACAATTTTGGAATGGTCGAGCAAAAAGCCTAGAAGAACAGGCTCTTTTTCCAATTTTAAATCCAATGGAGATGGGTTTAACCATTCGGGAAGTCTTAGAAATTATAAACGGAAAAGATTTTTATGTTGAGAATTTTCAAAGAATTTATGGAGAAAAAGCGACAATTGAAAATATTGTTGATTCTCTAGTTGAGTTTGAAAAGAGTCTTGTAACAATAAACTCAAAATTTGACAGATATTTAGCTGGAGATAAAAAAGCTCTTAATTCCGATGAGGTTGAGGGGTATGAAATATTTGTAAATCGTGGTTGTATAAATTGTCATAATGGTATAAACATTGGAGGAAATTCTTTTAATAAATTTGGTATTTTTCTCGATTCAAACTCGATAGATTATGGTCGTTTTGAACTTACGAATGATCGTGAAGACAAATATTTTTTCAAAGTTCCAACTCTCCGAAATATTGAATTGACTGCTCCATATTTTCATGATGGACGAACAAATTCGCTCCGCGAAGCAGTTTATATGATGGGGAATGTTCAACTTGGGTTAGAACTTTCAGATGATGAATTAGACAAACTTGTTATCTTCCTAAAAACATTAACGGGGAATTATAAAAGTTTTTAA
- a CDS encoding PAS domain S-box (PFAM: PAS fold~TIGRFAM: PAS domain S-box) yields the protein MKLLDKVKEFLQPVEIQEKEKVFKPKVKIWRPKPIDNERFFSGTELIVSKTDTRGNITYGNEIFAKMAGYTEEEYLGQPHNIIRHPDMPKAVFKLLWDTLATGREINAYVKNLARDGSYYWVFANVTPSFDRNHNIIGYHSTRRSPNRKALEIITGLYKKMKAAESIGGVHESTAVLVSVLNAHKLSYEELIYRLQYNTL from the coding sequence ATGAAATTATTAGATAAAGTTAAAGAATTTCTTCAACCCGTAGAGATACAGGAAAAAGAAAAAGTTTTCAAACCAAAAGTGAAAATTTGGAGACCAAAACCAATTGACAATGAAAGATTTTTCTCAGGAACAGAACTAATTGTTTCTAAAACTGACACTCGAGGAAATATCACTTATGGAAATGAGATTTTCGCAAAAATGGCTGGATACACTGAAGAGGAATATCTTGGGCAACCGCACAATATTATTCGACACCCTGATATGCCTAAAGCAGTTTTTAAACTTCTTTGGGACACTCTCGCAACTGGACGAGAGATTAATGCTTATGTTAAAAACCTAGCAAGAGACGGTAGCTACTATTGGGTTTTTGCAAATGTTACTCCGTCTTTTGACAGAAACCACAATATTATTGGATACCACTCAACTCGACGATCTCCAAATCGAAAAGCACTTGAAATTATTACAGGTCTATACAAAAAGATGAAAGCTGCTGAAAGTATTGGGGGAGTCCATGAAAGTACCGCTGTTCTTGTTTCTGTTTTAAATGCTCATAAACTCTCTTATGAAGAACTAATTTACAGATTACAATACAACACTCTTTGA
- a CDS encoding glutamate racemase (PFAM: Asp/Glu/Hydantoin racemase~TIGRFAM: glutamate racemase) → MKIGVFDSGVGGLTVLKSLHESGLFSEIIYFGDTARVPYGSKDKNTIIRYSLEAVEFFKNFDIDLLVVACNSVSATALPQMREEANFPVVGVVEAGVLAIEKQRVSKDEKILIIGTKATIESNIYQNELQNSGYKNLNGIETSLFVPFVENGILSGEPLHAILKHYFQNIENPEHIILGCTHFPIIGDEIANFFQKTPQLVHSGDAIMEYLKSEFQLKRNSKTELKFFASENPDNLKRFAKEIVKININ, encoded by the coding sequence TTGAAGATAGGGGTTTTTGATAGCGGTGTAGGGGGACTTACTGTTTTAAAGTCTCTCCATGAAAGCGGACTCTTTTCTGAAATTATCTACTTTGGTGATACGGCAAGAGTTCCATACGGCAGTAAAGATAAAAATACAATTATCCGCTACTCACTTGAAGCTGTCGAATTCTTTAAAAATTTTGATATTGATTTACTTGTTGTTGCCTGTAATAGTGTGAGTGCAACCGCTCTACCACAAATGAGAGAAGAGGCAAATTTTCCAGTTGTTGGTGTTGTAGAGGCGGGTGTTCTTGCAATTGAAAAACAGAGAGTTTCTAAAGATGAGAAAATTCTTATAATTGGCACAAAAGCGACAATTGAGAGCAATATTTATCAAAATGAGCTACAAAATTCTGGATACAAAAATCTGAATGGAATTGAGACCAGTCTTTTTGTCCCTTTTGTAGAAAACGGAATTTTGAGCGGTGAACCTCTCCATGCAATTTTAAAACACTATTTCCAAAATATTGAAAATCCAGAACACATTATTTTAGGTTGCACACACTTTCCAATTATCGGAGATGAAATTGCAAACTTTTTTCAGAAAACTCCGCAACTTGTCCATTCTGGTGATGCAATTATGGAATATCTCAAATCAGAATTCCAACTGAAAAGAAATAGCAAAACAGAACTTAAATTTTTTGCTTCCGAGAATCCCGACAATTTAAAGAGATTTGCAAAAGAAATAGTTAAGATTAATATAAATTAA